Genomic DNA from bacterium:
GCGACGGATATTCCTCAGGGTTTTTGTCGGCCGCGCGTCCATTACACTCATAAATCACGCGCAACGATTGAGCCGACGGCTCCAAATAAAATACCCCGTAAACCGCGATATTGACAGTTTTCGACTGATTTCCGCCAATGGCGCGGAACCAATTTACATTAACGCCTGGATCAAATATTCCAGGTTCAGCATCGACACTGGGGCGATGCTTCCTATCAATTTCTTGAAGATCGCTCCAATCCGTAATCGGTCTCGTTGTATCGTCGTTCATGACCGGTTTCAGCCAATTTATGAAGAATGCGCTATGGCTACAATCACGTAACGCTACATAGGCACCCGTTCTAACCGTTTTATCCAGGTTCGCATATTCCCATCTCAAATCAGGATCAAAACAAATCAGCTTCCCTTTCTCATTGCGAAACCAATTTGAGAGCGTTTGCGTATCACCTCCTGTGTTCTCCAAACCTTCGATTTCATAATTCTGTAAAATCGTCCATCTTTTAAATTTACTGCACCAATTCTTTGGCTCGTCATAGAATGTGCCATCATCGCGTTTTCGCCACTCAACTCTATTATATTTCGGGCTGTAAGCCTTCCCGATTTGAGAAGCCGCCGTGCGCAATATGGCGTTGTCGCGAATATCCGCGGGGTTATAATGTGGCGTCCGTAAATGAATGCGCCCTCGCTTGTAAAGAAGTGAGCTTTGCCTGTATGTCGAAATCGGTTCCGTGAGGTCGGCGGGGTATCCAGGTTCCGCACGTATTGCACCATCGAATGTCAGGACCGGCTCGCCATTGTATATAATCGTCATTTTATGAAATAATAGTTCGCCATTTTCCATGACAATGCGAACATTGTCCAGCACGTCTGTATTCGCATGCCAATTCGGATATAAATAAGCTTGATTTCGTTGCCAGGGCTTCGACCATTGCAGCAGCCAGCCCTCCAAACCGCCAAACTGGTTGTCAATCCGCCGTCCATCGATAATCGGGCCGTCTTCCGCATCAAACCATTCCGCGATGATAATATCTGACAGATGTTGATCGCCGGAAAACCTTAGCGGAATTTTGACCGTATTGCTTCCGTTGCGGAATTCGATACGCCCCGACGCAGGATTACCGGTCTGAGCGTTGCCGGTAAGTTCGAGACGCGTATCCCGGAAAAATCCAACATACCATGTTGGATGCCATAAAGCGAAACGCGTGTCAACGGATTGACGATTATACAACGCTGGGTAATATACAGCCATACTCGTTCTTGGACGCAGTACAGCGCTGTTCGAATTCATCGAGAAAGCCATATATTTATTTTCTGCTCGCTCCGCGAACGCTATTTGCGCCGCTTTTTGTTGAGCTTTCACGCGAGCGAAAAACCGATCGCTTACATATTTCTTCTCTCTGAACAGATTTGGTATAACCTGTTTAAGCAGCCATTGCGAGGCACCGGGGGCGCCAACGGCATCCAGATTGAGAACGACGGATCGGCTCGGTCTAGTTTCATCCGAGAGCGTGTCCACTGAGTAAATAGCTGTATTGAGCGCCTTTTCCACGACCTTTTCGAATTGCTCTTTAGCATACTCGTCGAATGTTGAGGCGTTTTGCGCTTCGTCCGGCAACCGCGATCGGAAACTCCCGTACTTTTTCGGCCGTCGGATCGCCTTATTTATTTGAACCCCCATTGAACGCACCCTACCGACAAGTTCAGGGCAGCACCGTTGCGTCTTCGCCTTCGGCCACCACGATCTGCCGTTCAGCGGGAATCGTGTCCTTGAACTCGTTGACGCCGCTTTCTCGGAAAATGACGTTGCTAACGCCGCTGACAAGCGATTTCGAATTCGCGACGACGCCGAAGTAGCCGGGCGAATTCTGCGCCAGTTTGTCGATGATCCGGACCTGCGGCGTCGGCCAGTTCAGCGGAAGGATGTCCAGGTCGTCGATGACGATCGAACTCGCGTTCACGGCGCGCATGCCGAAGTATTTGTTGCGAGGTCCGTCCGTGTAAATGTACAGAAGGTAGCGCGCCAGATTTTCGTCCCACGCGGCGATGCGCAGCAGGCTCCTCATGTTCATGTAGATGGCGCCGCGGCGCGCGTTTTCGATGGTGTTCGTTCCGATGAGCTGAACGACACCGTCGTAGCCGAATACGCCGAAAACGTGATTGGCGAAGTAGCTGTTGTTGATTTCCAGGCGCCCGCCGCCGGTGACGAACGCGCCGATGCCAAGGCCACTGGCGGCGCCCTCGAAGCGGCTGTAATCGACGTATACGTCGGCGCCGGCCCGGACGTGGAGTTGCGTGCCGTTGCCGCCGAATTGCGGTCCCCGGAAACGCAGTCCCGCCTGATTCCGGACAGTGATCTCGAAATCGAAAATGACCGGTTTCGCGGCTGACTGGTCCCACGCGCCGGTTCCCGTCGCGCCGTACGGGTTCGCGTCGGCTTTGTAATTGTCGTTGTTGAAGCCGTCGGCCTGGATGACGAGCTCGTTGTCGCCCTGAATCGCGAGGCCGGCGATTTCAAGTTCGTCGCCGGTTTCCGTGTACGCCTGCGGGCTCGCGACCGTACCGTCGCAATTGACATACGTGTCTTCGGTCAGGGGATAAGTCAGGGCGTCGAGCATCGCGGAGATGTGCTCCTTGGGATTCCCGAATGTGCCGTCGTTCGCGTCGCTGCCGGACGAAGCCGATACGTACCAGTTGGCCATCGCTGTCCCTCCCCTTTTGCCGCGCTCGCGGCCTTTTTATAGCGATGGCTCGTATAGTGAAAAAAGAAAAGTCTCGGCTGTCAAGAAAAAATCGACGGCCGCGAAAATTTATCCACGTGTCCGTGCGCCGTTTATGTGCGCCGGCGGCGTATTTCCCGAACATTCCGGCGGGCGCCGTCGGCATGGCCGAGGTCGTCTTTCCTGAAAGCGACTTCCACGCAAACCCGACGGGGACGTGGAGCATAGAGTAGCAAAGCGAAATCGCAGGCTTGCGGATTTTCCGCTTGCCCGCTTACGCGTTTTGTCTATGATGGGACCGCTCGATTCTGGAGATTGCCCCTGTCGGCACGGAGGTGAAAATGCCATCTCGCCGGTTCGCTTTGTTCGTGGCGGTCATTGCCCTGTCGTTTGCCCTTTTCGGGTGCGGGGCCAAGGAATATCCCGCGGAGTTGCTCGAGGCCAAGGCGGCCGTCGCGGAATCCGCGGCGGAGGGCGCCGACGACATGTGCCCGGAGGAATTCAAGTCCGCGGAGACGGCGCTCGCGCAGGCCGAGGCGTATTACGCCGAAGACGAGGAGGACGAGATGATGTCTTCCGCGCAAAACGCGATCAGCCTCGCCGAGACTGCGAAGAACTGCGCGATCGCCAAGAAGGAATCCGCGCCGCTTCCGGGCTCGACGCCGGGCGCGCTGCCGGAAGAGCTCGCGGGCTACACGGAGACGATCTTCTTCGCGTACAACGACAACGGCATCCGCCCGGACCAGGTGCAAAAGCTCCTGAACGCGGCGTCGTACATCAAGCAGATGCAGGACCAGTACAAGTTCTGGGTCGTGCTCGCCGCGTCGGCCGACCGGCCCGGGCAGCCGAAAGAGAACTACGAACTGACGCTGCGCCGCGGCGTGGTGACGCGCTTTTTCCTCATCGACCAGGGCGTCGATCCGGAACGCATCCTCATCAAGCCGCTCGGCGAGGCTGTCGCCGCGCGCGAGGACAAGAAGGACGTGAAAAACCAGGAGTTCCGCAAGGTGGAAATCTCCTTCCTTCCGCCTGCCGGCGTGCAGTCGGTGCGCGTCGCGCCGCCGTTCCTGTACCCGGCGGATTTCGTCGTGAAGCCGGGATCGGCCGCGCCGGGATCGCTCGCCGGCACCGCCGCGCTGACGCCGAAGGACGAATAGCCGCCATCGACGGCGCGCGCGCCGCAAACGAATAAGCCAACCGCCGTCTTGCGGCCGCGCGGACGCGTGGACCGCAACATGAACATCCTCGGCATCGAATCGAGCTGCGACGACACCAGCGCGGCCGTCGTCCGCGACGGGCGCGAGGCGCTGTCGAACGTCGTCGCGCGCCAGGACGAACTGCATGAAGCGTTCGGCGGCGTCGTGCCGGAGTTGGCCTCGCGCCGTCACCTGGAACTGATCGACGTTATCGTCACGCGCGCGCTTGGCCAGGCGGGTATGACGCTTGACGATATCGACGCCGTGGCCGTCGCGCTCGGGCCCGGACTTGTGGGCTCGCTGCTCGCTGGGCTGAACTACGCCAAGGGCCTCGCTTTCGCGCGCGGCTTGCCGTTTCTC
This window encodes:
- a CDS encoding OmpA family protein produces the protein MPSRRFALFVAVIALSFALFGCGAKEYPAELLEAKAAVAESAAEGADDMCPEEFKSAETALAQAEAYYAEDEEDEMMSSAQNAISLAETAKNCAIAKKESAPLPGSTPGALPEELAGYTETIFFAYNDNGIRPDQVQKLLNAASYIKQMQDQYKFWVVLAASADRPGQPKENYELTLRRGVVTRFFLIDQGVDPERILIKPLGEAVAAREDKKDVKNQEFRKVEISFLPPAGVQSVRVAPPFLYPADFVVKPGSAAPGSLAGTAALTPKDE